In Desulfovibrio sp. 86, the following proteins share a genomic window:
- a CDS encoding DUF2188 domain-containing protein, protein MGKPNSIHVVPHPDGGWQVKKGGAERASLRTGTQAEGFERARAIAQREGLELCIHRPNGQIREKNGYGNDPYPPKG, encoded by the coding sequence ATGGGTAAACCCAATAGTATCCATGTTGTCCCTCATCCGGATGGTGGTTGGCAAGTCAAAAAAGGTGGAGCTGAAAGAGCTTCTCTTCGGACTGGTACACAAGCTGAAGGATTCGAACGCGCACGAGCAATCGCTCAGCGTGAGGGCCTAGAGCTTTGTATCCACCGCCCGAATGGTCAAATTCGAGAGAAAAATGGCTACGGAAATGATCCGTATCCGCCCAAGGGCTAA
- a CDS encoding iron-containing alcohol dehydrogenase, producing the protein MWDETSDYNVVREIRVKTTAYIGVGAINKIDDILAQMKQEGIASILCVSGGHSYKATGAWDKVEAAAQKHGITLTLYNRVTPNPSTDSVDEAAEMGRAINAGAVICIGGGSPIDCGKSAAILLANPGKSGEDLYCFRFTPEKALPIIAINLTHGTGSEVNRFAVATVTRLNYKPAIAYDCIYPRFAIDDPALMTGLSMDQTRYVSIDAVNHVVEAATTTVSNPLAVNLAQDTIRLVHSWLPIALENPTDLKARYALCFAALEAGVAFDNGLLHFTHALEHPLSAVSHDLSHGLGLAALLPAVIKECYPARSNVLAHILEPIVPGLAGVPEEADKVAKAVEQWLFGLGVTQKLLDLGVKESDVDTFCDLVEQTPSLGLLLSVAPVKATRENVARIYANSLRPMA; encoded by the coding sequence ATGTGGGACGAAACTAGCGATTACAATGTTGTTCGGGAAATTCGCGTCAAGACGACAGCCTATATCGGCGTTGGGGCCATCAACAAGATTGACGACATCCTGGCCCAGATGAAGCAGGAAGGGATTGCGTCCATCCTTTGCGTCAGCGGCGGGCATTCCTACAAGGCTACGGGAGCCTGGGACAAGGTGGAGGCTGCGGCCCAAAAACACGGCATCACCCTCACCCTGTACAATCGCGTCACCCCCAATCCCAGTACGGACAGCGTGGACGAGGCCGCAGAAATGGGGCGCGCCATCAACGCCGGAGCCGTCATCTGCATTGGCGGCGGCAGCCCCATCGACTGTGGCAAGAGCGCGGCCATCCTGCTGGCCAACCCCGGCAAAAGCGGCGAGGACCTCTACTGCTTCCGTTTCACGCCCGAAAAGGCCCTGCCCATTATTGCCATCAACCTGACCCACGGCACAGGTAGCGAGGTGAACCGCTTCGCCGTCGCCACGGTCACCAGGCTCAACTACAAGCCCGCCATTGCCTACGACTGCATCTATCCCCGCTTTGCCATTGACGACCCCGCATTAATGACCGGATTATCTATGGATCAGACCAGATACGTCTCCATCGACGCCGTCAACCACGTGGTGGAGGCGGCCACAACAACAGTTTCCAACCCGCTTGCCGTCAATCTGGCCCAGGACACCATCCGCCTTGTGCACAGCTGGCTGCCCATTGCGCTGGAAAATCCCACGGATCTCAAAGCCCGTTACGCTCTCTGCTTCGCTGCCCTTGAGGCTGGCGTCGCCTTTGACAATGGCCTGCTGCACTTCACGCACGCGCTCGAACACCCCTTGAGCGCCGTAAGCCACGACCTGTCCCACGGGCTGGGCCTGGCCGCGCTGCTGCCTGCCGTCATCAAGGAGTGCTACCCGGCGCGTTCCAACGTGCTGGCCCACATTCTTGAGCCCATTGTTCCGGGCCTTGCGGGCGTGCCCGAAGAAGCCGACAAGGTGGCCAAAGCCGTGGAACAATGGCTCTTCGGGCTGGGCGTGACCCAGAAGCTTCTGGATCTGGGCGTGAAGGAATCCGATGTGGACACCTTCTGCGACCTTGTGGAACAGACCCCCTCCCTCGGACTGCTGCTATCCGTGGCTCCGGTAAAGGCCACGCGCGAGAACGTGGCCCGCATCTACGCCAATTCCTTGCGCCCTATGGCCTGA
- a CDS encoding HlyD family efflux transporter periplasmic adaptor subunit yields MSDSTSVSSPQAQEPSMKKRPPSSRRTRIMLVLGLLMAAALLAWAACWFFVWRFEENTDDAYVSGNVVRIMSQISGRVVSVLADDTDSVRAGQPLVRLDDDDARLALDRALVDLASVVREIARLEAQRRESLALIKVAEVTLEQGITNLRRREILGREKAVRLEEVQDFHAQVKSSTAQLDAARQRQKALDAQLLHGPVEDQPMVRQAAARVRECWLTLERTVIRSPVDGQVAQRSVQSGQVVAAGTPLMAVIPLNSLWVEANFKEVQLRHMRVGQPASIRVDMHGSGVTYQGRVAGFSAGTGSAFALIPAQNATGNWIKVVQRVPVRIELEGGDAARHSLLIGLSSLVTVNIDDASGPLLTDAARQRPLPPVLTARGTEPDMEPIEERIRSVIAQNSPSDNGATER; encoded by the coding sequence ATGTCTGATTCCACATCCGTATCCTCCCCCCAGGCTCAAGAGCCTTCCATGAAAAAACGGCCGCCTTCTTCGCGCCGTACGCGGATAATGCTCGTGTTGGGCTTGCTCATGGCAGCGGCTTTGCTGGCCTGGGCGGCGTGCTGGTTTTTTGTGTGGCGCTTTGAGGAAAACACTGATGACGCCTATGTTTCCGGCAATGTTGTGCGTATCATGTCCCAAATTTCAGGACGTGTGGTGTCGGTGTTGGCCGATGATACGGACAGCGTGCGCGCCGGGCAGCCCCTGGTGCGTCTGGATGACGACGATGCGCGTCTGGCCCTGGACCGCGCGCTGGTGGATCTCGCCTCGGTGGTGCGGGAGATTGCCCGTCTTGAGGCGCAGCGGCGCGAAAGCCTGGCGCTGATCAAGGTTGCGGAAGTGACGTTGGAACAGGGCATCACCAATCTGCGCCGCCGCGAAATTTTGGGGCGCGAAAAGGCCGTGCGCCTGGAAGAGGTGCAGGACTTCCACGCGCAGGTCAAAAGCTCCACAGCGCAACTGGATGCGGCCCGCCAGCGCCAGAAGGCCCTGGACGCCCAATTGCTGCACGGCCCGGTGGAGGATCAGCCCATGGTGCGCCAGGCTGCGGCCAGGGTGCGTGAATGCTGGCTGACGCTGGAGCGCACAGTCATACGCAGCCCCGTGGATGGGCAGGTGGCCCAGCGCAGCGTGCAATCCGGCCAGGTGGTCGCTGCGGGAACGCCGCTCATGGCCGTTATTCCTCTTAACAGCCTGTGGGTGGAGGCCAATTTCAAGGAAGTGCAGTTGCGTCATATGCGCGTGGGCCAGCCCGCCTCCATCAGGGTGGACATGCACGGATCGGGGGTGACTTATCAGGGCCGTGTGGCGGGATTTTCCGCCGGCACGGGCAGTGCCTTTGCGCTGATTCCGGCCCAGAACGCCACAGGCAACTGGATCAAGGTCGTTCAGCGGGTACCGGTGCGCATTGAACTGGAAGGCGGAGACGCAGCACGGCATTCTTTGCTTATCGGCCTGTCTTCCCTGGTGACGGTGAACATCGATGATGCCTCGGGTCCGCTGCTGACCGACGCCGCGCGGCAGCGTCCCCTCCCGCCCGTGCTGACGGCGCGGGGTACGGAGCCGGACATGGAGCCCATTGAAGAGCGCATCCGCAGCGTCATTGCCCAAAACAGCCCGTCCGACAACGGGGCAACGGAGCGCTGA